One genomic region from Candidatus Woesearchaeota archaeon encodes:
- a CDS encoding deoxyhypusine synthase: protein MTKKIKDINMKKTTKAKDNVLKKANTLEGWPEIRGYDFEEEFNFENFLKSYANTGFQATNLAQSIEIIKNMRKDKATIFFAFTSNMGTCGVREQIKYITKNNMVQVMVTSAGAIEEDIIKCLKPFVLGDFRAPGHVLREDGINRTGNIFIPNDIYLYFEKFMTKFLERIYEKQKQKNEIIGIKEFVYELGYEMELQDLEKKEDSFSYWSYKNKIPFFCPALLDGSLGDMVYFFKKNHPDFKIDTSDYIVEVTDLALNSEKMGIIAIGGSVPKHVVSNAALFRDGADYVVYINSGLEMEGSNAGAPIDEAVSWGKIKPEAQKIKVESEATLVFPLIVAGAFKLYNP from the coding sequence ATGACTAAAAAAATTAAAGATATCAATATGAAAAAAACAACTAAGGCAAAAGATAATGTATTAAAAAAAGCCAATACATTAGAGGGATGGCCAGAAATTAGAGGTTACGATTTTGAAGAAGAATTTAATTTTGAAAATTTTTTGAAATCCTATGCCAATACAGGTTTTCAAGCAACTAATCTTGCACAATCTATAGAGATTATTAAAAATATGAGGAAAGATAAAGCAACTATATTTTTTGCTTTTACTTCCAATATGGGAACTTGTGGAGTTAGAGAACAAATCAAATATATTACAAAGAATAATATGGTTCAAGTAATGGTCACTAGTGCGGGTGCTATTGAAGAAGATATTATTAAGTGCTTAAAACCTTTTGTTCTAGGAGATTTTAGAGCTCCAGGACATGTACTAAGGGAAGATGGAATTAATCGTACAGGAAATATATTTATTCCTAATGATATATACCTATACTTTGAAAAGTTTATGACTAAATTCTTAGAAAGAATCTATGAGAAACAAAAACAAAAAAATGAGATTATTGGAATTAAAGAGTTTGTTTATGAATTAGGATATGAGATGGAATTACAAGACTTAGAAAAAAAAGAAGATAGTTTCTCATATTGGTCTTACAAAAATAAAATTCCTTTTTTTTGTCCTGCACTTTTAGATGGAAGCCTTGGAGATATGGTTTATTTTTTTAAGAAGAATCATCCTGATTTTAAAATTGATACTTCAGATTATATTGTCGAAGTTACAGATTTAGCTTTGAATTCTGAAAAAATGGGAATTATTGCAATTGGAGGTAGTGTTCCAAAACATGTTGTTTCAAATGCTGCTTTGTTTAGAGATGGTGCAGATTATGTTGTTTATATTAATTCAGGTTTAGAGATGGAAGGTTCTAATGCCGGAGCACCTATTGATGAAGCAGTTAGTTGGGGAAAGATTAAACCTGAAGCTCAAAAAATAAAAGTTGAATCTGAGGCAACTTTAGTTTTCCCTTTAATTGTTGCAGGAGCTTTTAAATTGTACAATCCATAA
- a CDS encoding NUDIX hydrolase, translating into MSKIPEHAKCVFKGVLFEIYQWKQEMFDGTFKTFEAVKRPGTVRIIAITRQGKIIMQREEQPHIGKFTNIPAGRMDQGEEPIDSAKRELLEESGYVSEDILEFYKFPSRGKVIGNSYMFIARECYKKQDQNFEFDGERIETFFVDFGTFIKETQKEEFRDNQLTDLIFRMIHTPGELDKFKELLFSKEGIKITN; encoded by the coding sequence ATGAGCAAAATACCTGAACATGCAAAATGTGTATTTAAAGGAGTTCTTTTTGAGATATATCAATGGAAACAAGAAATGTTTGATGGGACATTTAAAACTTTTGAGGCAGTTAAAAGACCTGGAACAGTTAGAATTATTGCAATTACTAGGCAAGGGAAAATCATTATGCAAAGAGAAGAACAACCTCATATTGGGAAGTTTACCAATATCCCTGCTGGAAGAATGGATCAAGGAGAAGAACCAATTGATAGTGCAAAAAGAGAACTTCTAGAAGAGAGTGGATATGTATCAGAAGATATACTTGAATTTTATAAATTTCCTTCACGAGGAAAAGTTATTGGTAATTCATATATGTTTATTGCTAGAGAATGTTATAAAAAACAAGATCAAAATTTTGAATTTGATGGTGAGAGAATTGAGACTTTTTTTGTTGACTTTGGAACATTCATTAAAGAAACTCAAAAAGAGGAGTTTAGAGATAATCAACTGACTGATTTAATTTTTAGAATGATTCATACTCCTGGAGAATTAGATAAATTTAAAGAACTATTGTTTTCGAAAGAAGGAATTAAGATAACAAATTAA
- the cyaB gene encoding class IV adenylate cyclase, producing MIEVELKARVDNKQEILSKFEELNFQYIKEEEQEDIIFLKNEFLDSKGKIKDGGIVFRIRIVNSKKIFEIKEIDRNVGGGIEYKIDIADMSSTKRIIEKLGFEEFFTIKKQRAYYQFEDFEIALDNVDGLGEFIEVELMVEADSQKEEAKKRCLYLLKKLGLEANLEKQKYGDLIIEKKNLKSFHDLKNN from the coding sequence ATGATAGAAGTTGAGCTTAAAGCAAGAGTTGATAATAAACAAGAAATTCTTTCAAAATTTGAAGAATTAAATTTTCAATATATCAAAGAAGAAGAACAAGAAGACATAATCTTTCTAAAAAATGAATTCTTAGACTCTAAAGGTAAAATTAAAGACGGAGGAATAGTTTTTAGAATAAGAATCGTTAATAGTAAAAAAATATTTGAGATAAAAGAAATAGATAGGAATGTTGGAGGAGGAATAGAATATAAAATAGATATAGCGGATATGAGTTCTACTAAAAGAATTATTGAGAAACTAGGTTTTGAAGAGTTTTTCACAATAAAAAAACAAAGAGCATATTATCAATTTGAAGATTTCGAGATTGCTCTTGACAATGTGGATGGTTTAGGTGAATTTATCGAAGTCGAATTAATGGTAGAAGCTGACTCCCAAAAAGAAGAAGCAAAAAAGAGATGTTTATATTTATTAAAAAAATTAGGTCTTGAAGCTAACTTAGAAAAACAAAAATACGGAGATTTGATAATTGAGAAAAAGAACCTAAAAAGTTTTCATGATTTAAAAAATAATTAA